A region from the Ctenopharyngodon idella isolate HZGC_01 chromosome 13, HZGC01, whole genome shotgun sequence genome encodes:
- the khdrbs1a gene encoding KH domain-containing, RNA-binding, signal transduction-associated protein 1a isoform X2: MDANNKRKNSTGDSKYLPELLAEKDSLDSSFTHAMKLLSAEIERVQKGEPKKESETYLDLFTAKNVRVKERVLIPVKQYPRFNFVGKILGPQGSTIKRLQEDTGAKISVLGKGSMRDKNKEEELRKGGDPKYAHLAMELHVHIEVFAPIPDCYLRMAHAMDEVKKFLMPVDGLDEMHPDAFMDPGFLNGSQDMSGHGRGLGPPGRGRGGPPPPRGRGMPPRGAPRGGAPRGGPGRGAAARGAPVGRGGPPPSTPNRGGAASRSRPPAQSQRMTPASALSHQQHSAKPEAYGEYAYEEPYAETSYEGYESYYSQPAPQPDTEYYDYGHGEAQETYESYKDDWDGGAWGSAGGKAPTARQGKSFREHPYGRY; the protein is encoded by the exons ATGGATGCAAACAACAAGAGGAAGAACAGCACCGGGGACAGTAAATATCTGCCGGAGTTATTGGCGGAAAAAGACAGCCTGGACTCCTCGTTCACGCACGCCATGAAACTCCTAAGCGCAG AGATTGAGAGGGTGCAGAAAGGTGAACCCAAAAAAGAGTCTGAGACATACCTGGATCTGTTCACCGCTAAGAACGTGAGGGTGAAAGAGCGAGTGCTCATTCCAGTGAAACAGTACCCTCGA TTTAATTTCGTGGGCAAGATTCTAGGGCCGCAGGGCAGCACGATCAAACGTTTGCAGGAAGACACTGGAGCGAAAATCTCTGTACTGGGCAAAGGATCCATGAGAGATAAGAACAAG GAAGAGGAGCTGAGGAAGGGTGGAGATCCAAAGTATGCACACTTGGCAATGGAGTTGCATGTCCACATTGAAGTTTTTGCTCCCATTCCAGACTGTTACCTGCGTATGGCACATGCCATGGATGAAGTCAAAAAGTTCCTAATGCCT GTGGATGGTCTTGATGAAATGCATCCCGATGCTTTCATGGATCCAGGGTTTTTGAACGGCTCTCAGGATATGTCTGGCCACGGCAGAGGCCTCGGCCCTCCTGGCAGAGGCCGTGGTGGCCCACCACCCCCTAG GGGTCGCGGTATGCCCCCTCGTGGAGCACCACGTGGAGGAGCTCCAAGAGGAGGTCCAGGACGTGGAGCTGCGGCAAGGGGAGCTCCCGTGGGACGAGGTGGACCTCCACCCTCCACACCAAACAGAGGGGGTGCCGCCTCTCGGTCAAGACCACCAGCCCAGTCTCAGAGGATGACACCAGCATCGGCGCTCTCCCACCAACAGCACTCGGCCAAACCAGAAGCTTACGGTGAATAT GCTTATGAAGAACCATATGCAGAGACTTCCTATGAAGGATATGAGAGCTATTACAGTCAACCTGCTCCACAGCC AGACACAGAGTATTATGATTACGGTCACGGAGAGGCACAGGAGACTTACGAATCTTACA AAGATGACTGGGATGGCGGTGCTTGGGGCAGCGCTGGCGGGAAGGCTCCTACTGCCCGTCAGGGCAAGTCGTTTCGGGAGCACCCATATGGGAGATATTAA
- the khdrbs1a gene encoding KH domain-containing, RNA-binding, signal transduction-associated protein 1a isoform X1 encodes MDANNKRKNSTGDSKYLPELLAEKDSLDSSFTHAMKLLSAEIERVQKGEPKKESETYLDLFTAKNVRVKERVLIPVKQYPRFNFVGKILGPQGSTIKRLQEDTGAKISVLGKGSMRDKNKEEELRKGGDPKYAHLAMELHVHIEVFAPIPDCYLRMAHAMDEVKKFLMPVDGLDEMHPDAFMDPGFLNGSQDMSGHGRGLGPPGRGRGGPPPPRGRGMPPRGAPRGGAPRGGPGRGAAARGAPVGRGGPPPSTPNRGGAASRSRPPAQSQRMTPASALSHQQHSAKPEAYGEYAYEEPYAETSYEGYESYYSQPAPQPDTEYYDYGHGEAQETYESYTEDDWDGGAWGSAGGKAPTARQGKSFREHPYGRY; translated from the exons ATGGATGCAAACAACAAGAGGAAGAACAGCACCGGGGACAGTAAATATCTGCCGGAGTTATTGGCGGAAAAAGACAGCCTGGACTCCTCGTTCACGCACGCCATGAAACTCCTAAGCGCAG AGATTGAGAGGGTGCAGAAAGGTGAACCCAAAAAAGAGTCTGAGACATACCTGGATCTGTTCACCGCTAAGAACGTGAGGGTGAAAGAGCGAGTGCTCATTCCAGTGAAACAGTACCCTCGA TTTAATTTCGTGGGCAAGATTCTAGGGCCGCAGGGCAGCACGATCAAACGTTTGCAGGAAGACACTGGAGCGAAAATCTCTGTACTGGGCAAAGGATCCATGAGAGATAAGAACAAG GAAGAGGAGCTGAGGAAGGGTGGAGATCCAAAGTATGCACACTTGGCAATGGAGTTGCATGTCCACATTGAAGTTTTTGCTCCCATTCCAGACTGTTACCTGCGTATGGCACATGCCATGGATGAAGTCAAAAAGTTCCTAATGCCT GTGGATGGTCTTGATGAAATGCATCCCGATGCTTTCATGGATCCAGGGTTTTTGAACGGCTCTCAGGATATGTCTGGCCACGGCAGAGGCCTCGGCCCTCCTGGCAGAGGCCGTGGTGGCCCACCACCCCCTAG GGGTCGCGGTATGCCCCCTCGTGGAGCACCACGTGGAGGAGCTCCAAGAGGAGGTCCAGGACGTGGAGCTGCGGCAAGGGGAGCTCCCGTGGGACGAGGTGGACCTCCACCCTCCACACCAAACAGAGGGGGTGCCGCCTCTCGGTCAAGACCACCAGCCCAGTCTCAGAGGATGACACCAGCATCGGCGCTCTCCCACCAACAGCACTCGGCCAAACCAGAAGCTTACGGTGAATAT GCTTATGAAGAACCATATGCAGAGACTTCCTATGAAGGATATGAGAGCTATTACAGTCAACCTGCTCCACAGCC AGACACAGAGTATTATGATTACGGTCACGGAGAGGCACAGGAGACTTACGAATCTTACA CAGAAGATGACTGGGATGGCGGTGCTTGGGGCAGCGCTGGCGGGAAGGCTCCTACTGCCCGTCAGGGCAAGTCGTTTCGGGAGCACCCATATGGGAGATATTAA